One part of the Bradyrhizobium sp. CB1650 genome encodes these proteins:
- a CDS encoding SDR family oxidoreductase: MKLSGKVAAITGAARGIGKACAKRFLDDGAKVVISDVDADGLAETAAELGQPDALRTVVGNVARRADVDQLVATAVKEFGRLDIMVNNAGVARNQDILQISEQDFDDVIAINLKGAFFGVQAAAKQMIAQGSGGGVIINMSSVNALLAIPTLATYAISKGGMKQLTSVAAVALAPHNIRVVAVGPGTILTDMVASAIYTSEDARKNVLSRTPIGRGGEPSEVASVVAFLASDDASYITGQTIYPDGGRLILNYTVPVK; this comes from the coding sequence CGGCGCGGCGCGCGGCATCGGCAAGGCCTGCGCAAAACGATTCCTCGACGACGGCGCCAAGGTCGTCATCTCGGACGTTGATGCCGATGGCCTTGCCGAGACGGCCGCCGAGCTCGGGCAGCCGGATGCCTTGCGCACCGTCGTCGGCAATGTTGCCAGGCGCGCCGACGTCGATCAGCTTGTCGCGACCGCCGTCAAGGAGTTCGGCCGGCTCGACATCATGGTCAACAATGCCGGCGTCGCGCGCAACCAGGACATTCTGCAGATTTCGGAGCAGGATTTCGACGACGTCATCGCCATCAACCTGAAGGGTGCGTTCTTCGGCGTGCAGGCGGCGGCGAAGCAGATGATCGCGCAAGGTAGCGGCGGCGGGGTCATCATCAACATGTCCTCGGTCAACGCGCTGCTGGCGATCCCGACGCTCGCGACCTATGCCATCTCCAAAGGCGGAATGAAGCAGCTCACCTCGGTCGCCGCCGTCGCGCTCGCTCCGCACAATATCCGCGTCGTGGCGGTCGGGCCGGGCACGATTTTGACCGACATGGTGGCGTCCGCGATCTACACGTCCGAGGATGCGCGCAAAAACGTGCTGTCGCGCACGCCGATCGGCCGAGGCGGCGAGCCGAGCGAGGTCGCCTCCGTCGTCGCGTTCCTCGCCAGCGACGATGCGTCCTACATCACCGGGCAGACCATCTATCCGGACGGTGGCCGGCTGATCCTGAACTACACGGTGCCGGTGAAGTAG